Proteins encoded in a region of the Quercus lobata isolate SW786 chromosome 8, ValleyOak3.0 Primary Assembly, whole genome shotgun sequence genome:
- the LOC115957455 gene encoding protein E6-like — protein MASLAKHLSFFFLLVLFSSLQIQARESRFFSKFTHDNANNNLPDLKVSLTAEAPTPTPAPAPAIEPVTVQTPEVTPAPTYSESENGYGYGLYGHGSNQFPPTKETPTTTTTNFEDENLTEELTGERYKTGYPKTNLYNYNGNPNNYNNNGNPNNYNNGFSSSYSNNNRYTTNYNSNGYANNYNTNGYYNSNGYQSERQGMSDTRFMENGKYYFQVQNENTNLNGYESGRGTAKNEGYYGNNMYPNEFNTMEEYEKQQESQEAFVP, from the coding sequence ATGGCTTCCTTGGCAAAacacctttcttttttcttcctcctAGTTCTCTTCTCCTCGCTGCAAATTCAAGCTAGAGAGAGCAGGTTCTTTAGCAAGTTCACCCATGACAATGCTAACAACAATCTGCCAGATCTCAAAGTCTCCCTTACAGCTGAAGCTCCTACACCAACACCAGCACCAGCACCGGCAATAGAACCAGTAACAGTACAAACACCAGAAGTAACACCAGCACCAACTTACTCTGAAAGTGAAAATGGCTATGGCTATGGCCTTTATGGTCATGGCTCCAACCAATTCCCTCCCACAAAGGAGACACCCACTACTACTACCACCAATTTTGAAGATGAAAATCTAACTGAAGAACTCACAGGTGAAAGGTATAAGACAGGGTATCCGAAAACAAACCTGTACAATTACAATGGCAACCCCAACAACTACAACAACAATGGCAACCCCAACAATTACAACAATGGCTTCAGCAGCAGCTACAGCAACAATAATCGTTATACAACCAACTATAATAGCAATGGCTATGCAAACAACTACAATACCAATGGCTACTACAACAGCAATGGCTACCAGAGTGAAAGACAAGGGATGAGTGACACGAGGTTCATGGAGAATGGTAAGTACTATTTTCAAGTTCAAAATGAGAATACCAATCTTAATGGGTATGAGTCAGGGAGGGGAACCGCCAAAAATGAAGGTTACTATGGAAATAATATGTACCCAAATGAGTTCAACACCATGGAAGAGTACGAGAAGCAGCAGGAGAGCCAAGAGGCGTTTGTGCCATAA